TTTGGGCCGCAAACTAAAAGTGGCCGGCACCGAAATATTGTTGGTACATCCGTTGGCAGTGGTTACACTGAACTGGATGGTATAATTGCCGAATGCATAAGTATGGGTTGGATTTTGCACCGTAGCCGTATTGGGATTGGTTGGCGTAGCATTGGGATCACCAAAGTTCCAGCTCCAGCTGCTGAGCGCCTGTCCATCGGGCACTTTAGTAGTATCGGTAAATTGAACAATGCCATTATCGGGCAAACAACCGGCCGGGTAACTAAATCCTGCTTTCGGTTTAGCGTATACGGTAACAGGGGCCGTAGCTGTATCGCTCACACAGGCATTGCTCACCTTCGCCACGTGTTTGGCAGTATAAGTGCCGTATTTGGGATACACCACCGTTTGTGAATTGTTATTATTAGCTGATGTATTGGTATTGTTCCCATAATCCCAATACCAGGTAGTAATGGGCACGGGTCCGCCGTAAGAGGAGGTTTCACTATAGGTAATACTGCCATCTTCACAAACAGAAAGCGGCGTTGCGCTTAAAGTAGTTACCGGTGGCGCAAATACCGTCAGCGATTTGGCAACATCGGCCACACAACCATCGTTAGTGACCACGGACAGTTGCACATTCTGGGCGCCGGCAGTAGTAAATAGTTTGGTCGGGTTCTGCGTACCGGCGGTAGTCGCATCCGGGAAAGTCCATTTCCATTGCCCGATGGTATAGGTACCGGTTGAAGCAGGACCGGTAAAACTCACCGTATCTTTTATACAACCCGTCGGATGCGAGAACGTGAAATCAGCCGTTGGCTTCGGTTTTACTTCTATTGAAATTTTTAATTCTTCAGAATTGTTACAACCATCCAGGGAAAGGCTGGTTGACTTAATAGGGATCGTGTACGTACCGGGCGTGTTGAAAACATAAGTACCCGGCAGGGTATATTTGTAATACGTAATACCATTCACCACTACCGTGCCGTCATAGGCACTGGAGGCGGGATCGAGCGTTACATTCGCATTGGGCGTAACCACACCACCTAAGGTGCTGATGTTCCATACCAGTTTCAGTGGCTGGTAGCGGATGAGCGCCGATAATTTAACCGGGGTATTTACACAGGTAAACTGGTGAGGGTTCTTTCCCCCATTGGTTGTATCCGGTTCATTGTGCACACTGCCCACCGCGTTCAGGTTATTCAGGTAAGTACCTACGTTGTATGCATAACTCTCCACACTTCCCAAGCCATAAGTAATACCGGTAAACGCAGAGTCGCAGGTGATCAGGCACTGGCCTAAAGGAGCAGCGGGTGGTAAAGGAGCATCCCAGCGTTTTATCACTACTGTATAACCAGGTATGTTGGGATGCGGATACTGCGCACTGAACGTACCACTCCCGCCTATTCTTAATGAACCTATTCCCAGCGAAGGCACGATCACAGTAACATAGTTCACCGAGATGGATTGATAGTTATTCCGGAACAACCCAACACGCTTAATTGCCTGTTCCACCGGGCTCAACACCACCATTTCCGGATCGCCCAAACCACCATTACCCAAACAACCACCACCGGTCATGAATTGCATAACTTCAATGGGTTTATCTGCTTCAATCAAATCGGCCGTGCTGCTTTCGAATACGTAATAATTTCCATTGGTGAGGGGCGCATTGTACGGCGCACCGGTAATCAGTTGATTGTTCACTTTTACAACAGTCGCCGGATCTCTTACGGCGATCTTGTAAGTGCTTCGCGCAAATGACAACGGCGTGCTCGATCCGGAGAAGGGCGCGGTGAGATAACGTTTGCCCCAGGCATGCTGCGGGAACAATTGCTGGTTATCATTATCCCCGCCGCCGCTGCCACAGCTGGCCGGGTTGGCCGTACGGCTGCTGCCTGCGAATACGGCAATGGGATTACAATCATTGGCGCCATTGGCCATAGAACGAACGATGGTTCCCGTAAGCTGCTTGCCTGTTCCGGCATTGCCGCCATTTCCATTGGCATCGGCCCCATCATTGGCGCCCACTACCTGGTAAATCTGGCCCTTCATTAAGGTTATGGTAGAACTTACGCCGGGCTGCAAACCTGTTTTATCCTGCGCCCTGGTTAATACCGAAGGCGTAACCTGGATCACCGTATTGTCTTTACTGGCGATTACATACACCCAGTTGTAACAATCGCTTGCATACTCCTGCTTGCTGTTGAGCGACACATACGAATAGCCCCAGGCAGTAACCGGCAACAACATGGTAGCACCGGAAGAGGCAGAACCATATATATGCGCATAAGCGACTATGGGTACATTGCTTTCTATATGAATCCCTTTTTTTCTGAACACCCCCGCCCCACCGGTACCGGCTGGCGGCGGATCAGAAAACAACCGCGCATCGTAATTGGGGTCACTCAATGGTTCACCCGTTACCGCGGGCACATTAACGGGCCCTTTTGGAATGATATCGGATTTAATGACCGTATAAGCCGGGATCGTATAGGTTTTCCGCCACCAGGTTGCCACAAAGGGCCCGCTGCTATCGAGCGTTACGGTAACCGTTGCCGGCTGGTCTTCGGCACTCAGGTATAACACCATGTTCATATTGTTTGAACCCTGCTCCATGAACTGATGATGCCCATACCCCACCCAAAACTCCGTTCCCCTGTTCGATACATTCTGGGCCTGCACACCAATGGTCACCAACAGCACTATTATTGACACGATCCATCTATATAATATTTGCATAAGATCTCATTTATCATTTTGTATTATCCCTTTGCCCTTTGCCTTTTGCCTATCTTATTAAATTGATCGCTCCCTTCTTATCCATCACCGTTCCATCCGTCAACACCAGGCGGCACACATACATATACACGCCACTCGGCTGCACTTTGCCTTTATACATACCATCCCAGCCACGGCTCTGATCGCTTGTTTCAAACAACTTCTCACCCCACTGATTAAACACCACCAGTTTCAGCTCTTTGATCTTATAGCCATACACTTTCAACACATCGTTCAATCCATCATTATTAGGTGTAAAGCTGTTGGGGATGAAAATGCCATCGGGCAGAACCTGTTGCGACACCGGTGCAGACCTCGCTTCTGTACAGGCGCTCAGTGCTTTCACAATAATGGTAACGGTTTGCATCGGTTGTAAACCAGCTACGGTATGACTCAGTCCGGAAGAGCCTGAAGAAGGCGTTGACCAGTTATTACCACCATCCAGCGACACCTGGTAACCGGTAGCGCCCGGCACGGCTGTCCATGTGAACCGAACAAGGTTGGAGCCTACCGAATCAACTGATACCACAGGCTGCAGAATGGAACTTTGCACCGCTACCGACACTTTTGTTCTTTCCGAACTACAACTGTTTGGTGAAGTTTCCTGTACATAGTAATCGGTACCGGCTGTAACATTGGTGATCTTTAAGCTTGGTCCTGTTCCGGCTACCGTACCTCCGGTTTCTGAAGTATACCAGGTGTAGGTGGCGCCTGCAGCCGGGTTTTCAACTGAAAGCGTGGTATCGCGT
The Niastella koreensis GR20-10 genome window above contains:
- a CDS encoding T9SS C-terminal target domain-containing protein; this encodes MQILYRWIVSIIVLLVTIGVQAQNVSNRGTEFWVGYGHHQFMEQGSNNMNMVLYLSAEDQPATVTVTLDSSGPFVATWWRKTYTIPAYTVIKSDIIPKGPVNVPAVTGEPLSDPNYDARLFSDPPPAGTGGAGVFRKKGIHIESNVPIVAYAHIYGSASSGATMLLPVTAWGYSYVSLNSKQEYASDCYNWVYVIASKDNTVIQVTPSVLTRAQDKTGLQPGVSSTITLMKGQIYQVVGANDGADANGNGGNAGTGKQLTGTIVRSMANGANDCNPIAVFAGSSRTANPASCGSGGGDNDNQQLFPQHAWGKRYLTAPFSGSSTPLSFARSTYKIAVRDPATVVKVNNQLITGAPYNAPLTNGNYYVFESSTADLIEADKPIEVMQFMTGGGCLGNGGLGDPEMVVLSPVEQAIKRVGLFRNNYQSISVNYVTVIVPSLGIGSLRIGGSGTFSAQYPHPNIPGYTVVIKRWDAPLPPAAPLGQCLITCDSAFTGITYGLGSVESYAYNVGTYLNNLNAVGSVHNEPDTTNGGKNPHQFTCVNTPVKLSALIRYQPLKLVWNISTLGGVVTPNANVTLDPASSAYDGTVVVNGITYYKYTLPGTYVFNTPGTYTIPIKSTSLSLDGCNNSEELKISIEVKPKPTADFTFSHPTGCIKDTVSFTGPASTGTYTIGQWKWTFPDATTAGTQNPTKLFTTAGAQNVQLSVVTNDGCVADVAKSLTVFAPPVTTLSATPLSVCEDGSITYSETSSYGGPVPITTWYWDYGNNTNTSANNNNSQTVVYPKYGTYTAKHVAKVSNACVSDTATAPVTVYAKPKAGFSYPAGCLPDNGIVQFTDTTKVPDGQALSSWSWNFGDPNATPTNPNTATVQNPTHTYAFGNYTIQFSVTTANGCTNNISVPATFSLRPKLNYPALNAICANQSTAISVATATVTNGVPGTGVYSGPGTTPAGNFTPSVAGAGTHTITYTFTTTAGCIESITNTITVYPKPVGIFTGSPDVCLNESVTFTDQSTIASGAITTWRWDLGDGNWVSKNTNTAFTHTWATNNTYVIKLVAVSDRGCASDTTTAPVTVHPLPVTDFSLPAVVCMPGGAAEFKNATTVADNSALSYTWNFGDNSAVSHATDASHVYSASGSYAVNLQATSAFGCTKNVTKTLQSFYNKPVAAFSVAPDTLCQGSNTEFSDASTTTNSPIQQWSWDFGDGSSSTKKDPVIKYQQPGNYTVQLKVTNGVGCVSAAFTKQVVVYLQPVIDAGPSFTVPQGTVIQFNPTANDSSVLSFHWSPGTGLSNPNTLRPLLQAMVDETYTLTAIGEGQCIATDDLKVKILKPVLVPNAFSPNGDGIHDTWNISNLSDYPGCTVEVFNRYGQRVFYSAGYGTPWDGTVGGKPLPMATYYYVIHLKNGYAPRSGSITIVK